The region ATTAACCCAACACGTGCGCAATTAGCAGAGTCTGATATAGACATGATGATTGGTGCTTCTGCAGATTCTGTAATGATGGTAGAAGGTGAAATGGATGAAGTTTCTGAAGAAGAAATGACAGAAGCCATCAAATTTGCACACGAAGCTATTAAAGTACAATGTGCAGCACAAGTAAGATTAGCTGAAGCTTTTGGTAAAAAGGAAGTACGCGAGTATGAGCCAGAAAGAAATGATGATGAGTTAGCTAAGAAAATTCATGATATGGCTTATGATAGAGTGTATGCTGTAGCTAAAGCTGGATCTGCTAAACATGAGCGTGGAGCCGCATTTGCAGAAATTAAAGAAGAAATAAAAGCCACTTTCTCTGAAGAAGAATTAGAGGATTTTGGTGGACTAGTATCTAAATATTACAGTAAAGCTGAAAAAGCTGCTATTAGAGATTTAACCTTAAACGAAGGGTTGCGTTTAGATGGTCGTAAAACGGACCAAATCAGACCAATTTGGTGTGAGATTGATTACTTACCATCAACACACGGATCGTCAATCTTTACACGAGGAGAAACTCAAGCATTAGCTACTGTAACATTAGGAACGTCAAGAGAAGCTAACCAAATAGATATGCCATCTTTTGAAGGTGAAGAGCGTTTTTACTTACACTATAACTTCCCTCCGTTTTCGACAGGAGAAGCTAGACCAATTCGTGGTACTTCTCGTAGAGAAGTTGGACATGGTAACTTAGCACAACGTGCCTTAAAAGGTATGGTCCCAGAAGATTGTCCTTACACAGTACGTGTAGTGTCAGAAGTTTTAGAATCTAACGGTTCTTCAAGTATGGCTACAGTTTGTGCAGGTACTATGGCGCTTATGGATGCTGGTGTACAATTAAAAAAGCCTGTTTCTGGTATAGCAATGGGATTAATCACTGATGTAGAATCAGGAAAATACGCTGTTTTATCGGATATTTTAGGTGATGAAGATCACTTAGGAGATATGGACTTTAAAGTAACTGGTACTGCAGATGGTATTACTGCTTGCCAAATGGATATTAAAGTAAAGGGATTATCGTATGAGATTTTAGTAAACGCACTAAAACAAGCACGTGATGGTCGCATACATATCTTAGGTAAATTAACAGACACTATAGCAGAACCTAAAGCAGAAGTTAAAGAACACGCACCAACAATGGTAACAAGACGTATTCCAAACGAGTTTATTGGAGCATTAATTGGACCAGGTGGTAAAGTCATACAAGAGTTACAAAAAGAAACAGACACTACAATTGTTATTAACGAAGATCCTGTAACAGAAGAAGGGATTGTAGAAGTTTTAGGTGTTGGTAAAACAGGTATTGATGCTGTTATGGCAAAAATAGACTCTTTATTATTTAAGCCGGAAGTTGGTAAAGTTTACGAAGTCAAAGTAATTAAAATGTTAGATTTTGGAGCAGTTGTAGAATATACACAAGCACCAGGAAACGAGGTATTATTACACGTAAGCGAATTAGCTTGGGAGCGTACAGAAAACGTATCTGATGTAGTTAACATGGGAGACGTTTTTGAAGTGAAGTACTTTGGAGTAGATTCTAGAACTCGTAAAGAAAAGGTATCACGTAAAGCAATCTTACCAAAACCAGAAGGTTACGTTGCAAGACCACCAAGAGACAATAACCGTTCTGGTGGACGTGACAACAGAGGTAGAGATAACCGTCGTGACGACCGTAAACCAAGAGAAGATAAGAAGGAGGATTAATTCTTTTTAACTTCTTTAATATAAAAAACCTCACAATTATATAATTGTGAGGTTTTTTATTAAATAGTTATATTGCAACTATTTAAGTCCCATTTTTATGAAAATAAGAATTACTCTACTATACTTAATATTAGTTTCAATTCAATTTGCTTACTCGCAAAATGAGTTTATTACAACTTGGCAAACAACAACTACAAACGAAAGTATAACAATTCCAACAACTGGATTGGGTTATAACTATGATGTAGATTGGGAAAACGATGGAGTTTTCGATGCTATTGGTGTTACAGGAAATACAACTCATAACTATACTGATTCAGGAATACATACTATTGTAATACGTGGTAATTTTCCACGTATATATTTCAATAACTCAGGTGATAAAGCCAAAATACAATCAATTGAACAATGGGGAAATATAGCCTGGACTTCTATGGATCGTGCATTTTATGGTTGTAATAATTTAGTTATAAATGCTACTGATGCACCTGATTTATCGAATGTAACAAATATGGGAAGCATGTTTCGTGGAGCAACTATATTAAATCAAAATATTAACCATTGGGATGTTAGCACTATAACTAACATGAGTCACTTATTCAATGCAGCTAATAACTTTAATCAACCTCTAGATAATTGGGATGTAAGTAATGTTATATACATGAGTCATATGTTTGATAATAGTTGGTATTTTAATCAACCCATTGGAAATTGGGATACTTCAAATGTTATAGATATGGGTTACATGTTTGCTACTGCATATCTGTTTAATCAGCCTATTGAAAATTGGGATGTGAGTAATGTTATAGATATGTCTTCTATGTTTTATCTCACTTATTATTTCAATCAACCATTAGATAATTGGGATGTGAGCAATGTAATATACATGAATGAGATGTTTGAGAATACAACAAACTTTAATCAACCATTAAGCAATTGGGATGTAAGTAATGTAACAAGTATGATTAGTATGTTCCATAGCGCACAAAATTTTAACCAACCTATTGGAAATTGGAATGTGAGCAATGTCACTAATATGAGAAATATGTTTCTTTATGCCATATCTTTTAATCAGCCTATT is a window of Olleya sp. YS DNA encoding:
- a CDS encoding polyribonucleotide nucleotidyltransferase; translated protein: MIPKVFKEVIDLGDGRTISIETGKLAKQAHGSVVVQSGNCMLLCTVVSNYKQADVDFLPLTVDYREKFAAAGRYPGGFFKREARPSDGEVLTMRLVDRVLRPLFPKDYHSETQVMIQLMSHDDDVMPDAMAGLAASAAIQLSDFPFECPISEARVGRINGEFVINPTRAQLAESDIDMMIGASADSVMMVEGEMDEVSEEEMTEAIKFAHEAIKVQCAAQVRLAEAFGKKEVREYEPERNDDELAKKIHDMAYDRVYAVAKAGSAKHERGAAFAEIKEEIKATFSEEELEDFGGLVSKYYSKAEKAAIRDLTLNEGLRLDGRKTDQIRPIWCEIDYLPSTHGSSIFTRGETQALATVTLGTSREANQIDMPSFEGEERFYLHYNFPPFSTGEARPIRGTSRREVGHGNLAQRALKGMVPEDCPYTVRVVSEVLESNGSSSMATVCAGTMALMDAGVQLKKPVSGIAMGLITDVESGKYAVLSDILGDEDHLGDMDFKVTGTADGITACQMDIKVKGLSYEILVNALKQARDGRIHILGKLTDTIAEPKAEVKEHAPTMVTRRIPNEFIGALIGPGGKVIQELQKETDTTIVINEDPVTEEGIVEVLGVGKTGIDAVMAKIDSLLFKPEVGKVYEVKVIKMLDFGAVVEYTQAPGNEVLLHVSELAWERTENVSDVVNMGDVFEVKYFGVDSRTRKEKVSRKAILPKPEGYVARPPRDNNRSGGRDNRGRDNRRDDRKPREDKKED